The Lachnospiraceae bacterium KM106-2 nucleotide sequence AAAGTTCTTACCATTGATAAGACAAGTTACACATTAGGCGATCTAATGTATACCTTGTATATGACGGAGTCAGATATTGATTCTACGGTATCCTATTATAACATGTTCGGCATGGATTACTGGGACACTGTAAAGGAAGAGGGTGGAACGAAGCAAGGTACTATTCAGAGAGCGTTTTTTGATACCGCGATTTGGATCCATGTAATGGAAGACCAAGCGAAGAAAGCTGGTTATAAGGTTTCAGATGCGGATAAGAAAGAAATAAAAGAGACAGCGAAGAGTATTCTGGACGAAATGTCTGATAAATATAAAAAACAGACTGGTTTTACGCAAGACTATCTTGAGAGCCAAATGGAACGAGAATCCTTGGCTTATGACTATTATATGGATCAGCTTGATAAGATCAAAGTAGAAGCTGATGATGTGAAAGATGAATATCCATATGAGGACTACCGAGAATATGAGACAGCATATATTTATGTGCCAACAGTTGATTATGACGAAGAAGGTAATGTGAAGAAGTTAAGCAAAGATAAGATTGCGAAAGCAAAAAAGAAGATTGACAGTCTATTTGCAAAAGTACAATCAGGAACTTCTTTAAAAGATGCTTATAATAACGATGAGTCCATTGAATATGGTACAGTTCCTGTAGTAAAAGATGATGAGGGAATGCCGGCAGAATTTACAAAGGCAGCATTATCCCTTAAGAATGGTGAAATTTATAAGAGTGTCGTTACTACAGATGATGGTTATTATATCATCAAGATGAAAAATAATAATGTAAAAGAGAATTATGAAGACACCATTAATACAGCAATCAATGATGAGAAAGAAGCAAAGTTTGAAGATACTTATCAGACCTTGTTAAAGAAATATAAATATACAGAGCAAGAAAGTGCATTGAAGTCACTTACACTTGGAAATTATGCATATGAACATAAGGAAGATTCCGAATTAGAAGACGATCATGATCATGAACATGAAGAAGAGGAAGCAGTCGTTCAAGATTAATCATGTGAATAAATATGCTGTACCAAGTGGGGATGTGCAGCACATTTTAGTAATAAATGAATAAAGGGTATGGAGGATGAAAAGTGAATAATTCAAAGAAAAGTATTCGTAAAGACAATAAGAAAGTAATTACGGATCTCAATCAATCAAGCAAAATGGCAACAAGTTTAAAATTATGGATCGCAGCAGGTGTCGTAGCATTTATTGTCGTAGTTGTAGCAATCTGTTATGATGCATTCCACCAGGATGCACTTGTTACTGTAGATGGTACTGATTACAAGTTAAATGATATCGAAGTAATGTATAATGTATACAACCAAGAATCTCAAACAGAATATATGAATCAGATGTATGCACAGCTTTACTCACAAATGGGACAAGCTGGATATGATTACTGGGCAGAAGACGGTGTTGTAGATCAAGTAAGATCTTCTATCATTAATAATATGGAACAAACAGAAGTGCTTTACTTAGAATCGCAAAAGAAAAAAGCGAATATCAAGCTTACTTCTGCAGAAAAGAAAACAATTACAACAACAGCAAACGATTTAATGTCTAAATTATCAAGCAAACGTTTAAGAAAAACAAAGTTTACAAAAACAAAATTAGTTGATTACTTAACAAAACAAAAGATCGCTGATAAATACAAAGAACAGCTAATTAGTTCTTATGGTATTACAGAAGATACAGCAAAAGCGAATGTTGATGAATCGAAATATGATGAAAGAAAAGTTCAATTAATCCAAGTTGCGACTAAGACAACGGATAGCACTGGAGCAAGCAAAGCAGTTTCTGCTTCTAAATTAGCGACTTACAAAGAACAAATGAATCAATATCTTGCTAAAGCACAAGCTGGTACTGATATGAGTAAGATCTTAGGAAAAGATGAAAAGACTTACACATATTCAGAAACAACTTTCTTAGTGGGACAAGATAAGATTGATTCTAAAGTTGAAAAAGCTGCCTTAAAATTAAAGAATAAAGAAATTGCTGGTTCTGTAATTGAAGGAACAGATGCATTATACATTGTAAAGATGGTAGATACAGCATGTAAAGATTCTTATAACTCAGCAGTTTCATCTGAAGTTAAGACAGAACAAAATGCAAAATTACAAGCAGCTGTTAAAAAGATGAAGACTTCTTATAAAGTAAAAGAGCATACAAAAGCAATCAATGCATTAAAGATTGGTGAGATTTCATTGAAGAAAGGTGAATCTTTGACAGAATATGCTTCTGATTCAGATTCTAAATCTTCTTCTAGTAGCAAAGCAACAAGCACACCAAAAGCAAGCAGTAAATAATTAATTGATCAGAATAGAAAAAGAGCAAAATCCCATTGGGGTTTTGCTTTTTTTGAGTTATTAGTAAAACTAATTAAAGAAATTACATATATTAATTTTAATTATAATAGTAAATGTGTTACAATAACGATAGAAAATGATAGAATATAGTTTTGACGTATATAAATTTGGAGGGAATAAGATGAGTAACGTTAGAAGAATCTATGTGGAAAAGAAACAGCCTTATGCGATTCATGCAAAAGAATTAAAAGGTGAGATTAAAAGTTATCTTGGTATTCGTTCTGTAACAGAAGCAAGAGTATTAATTCGTTATGATATCGAAAATGTTAGCGAAGATACATATAAGCGTGCGCTTGGAACCGTATTTTCTGAGCCTCCGGTTGATGTATTGTATGAAAAGGATTTCCCAAAGGAAAAGGATTCCGTTAGTTTCTCTGTAGAATTTCTACCAGGTCAATTTGATCAAAGAGCTGATAGTGCAGAGCAGTGCGTTCGTCTGTTGAATGAGTCTGAGGAGCCAGTTATTCGTTCTGCAACTACTTATGTGTTAAATGGAACGATGACAGCAGAAGAATGTGATCGTATTAAAGCATACTGTATCAATCCGGTTGATTCTAGAGAGACAGATGAAACAGTTCCAGATACTTTGATCACTGCATTTGAAGAACCAGCAGATGTAAAGATATTTGATGGTTTTGCAGCTATGAAGGAAGACGAATTAAAGAACTTATACTCATCCCTAAACTTAGCTATGACGTTTAAAGATTTTCTCCATATTCAAAATTATTATAGAAACGAAGAGAAACGTGATCCATCTATGACTGAAATTCGTGTATTGGATACGTATTGGTCAGATCACTGCAGACATACTACATTCTTGACTGAGTTAAAGAACGTGAAATTCGAAGATGGTTTCTACCGTAAGACGATCGAGAAGACATTTGATGAGTACCAAGCTGCTCATAAAGAAATATTTGCAGGTCGTGAAGGCAAATATGTATCTTTAATGGATGTCGCTTTGATGGCAATGCGTAAATTGAAAAAAGAAGGCAAGCTGGATGATATGGAGGAATCCGATGAGATCAATGCTTGTTCTATCGTAGTTCCTGTTGAAATTGATGGTAAGACAGAAGAATGGCTTGTATTCTTTAAAAATGAAACACATAACCATCCAACAGAGATCGAACCTTTTGGTGGTGCAGCAACTTGTCTTGGTGGAGCAATCCGTGATCCATTATCGGGACGTGGTTACGTATACCAGGCAATGCGTGTAACAGGTGCAGCGAATCCAACTGTATCATTAAAAGAAACGCTTAAGGGTAAATTACCTCAGAGAAAGATCGTAACAGGAGCAGCCAAAGGTTATAGTTCATATGGTAATCAAATTGGTCTTGCAACTGGTCTTGTAAATGAAATTTATCATCCAAACTATGTAGCAAAACGTATGGAGATCGGTGCCGTTATGGGTGCAGCTCCAAGAAAGAATGTAATTCGTGAAGATTCTATGCCAGGAGATATCATTATTCTTTTAGGTGGTAGAACCGGTCGTGATGGCTGTGGTGGCGCTACTGGATCTTCTAAGGTTCATACAGAGAAATCGATTTCAACTTGTGGAGCTGAAGTTCAAAAGGGAAATGCCCCAACAGAGCGTAAGATCCAACGTTTATTTAGAAGAGAAGAAGTCAGCAGC carries:
- a CDS encoding foldase protein PrsA precursor, which codes for MINKSNKIRKITAMLMVVVCMFTLAGCNKKKASKTSDSKLSTKVLTIDKTSYTLGDLMYTLYMTESDIDSTVSYYNMFGMDYWDTVKEEGGTKQGTIQRAFFDTAIWIHVMEDQAKKAGYKVSDADKKEIKETAKSILDEMSDKYKKQTGFTQDYLESQMERESLAYDYYMDQLDKIKVEADDVKDEYPYEDYREYETAYIYVPTVDYDEEGNVKKLSKDKIAKAKKKIDSLFAKVQSGTSLKDAYNNDESIEYGTVPVVKDDEGMPAEFTKAALSLKNGEIYKSVVTTDDGYYIIKMKNNNVKENYEDTINTAINDEKEAKFEDTYQTLLKKYKYTEQESALKSLTLGNYAYEHKEDSELEDDHDHEHEEEEAVVQD
- a CDS encoding foldase protein PrsA precursor, whose translation is MNNSKKSIRKDNKKVITDLNQSSKMATSLKLWIAAGVVAFIVVVVAICYDAFHQDALVTVDGTDYKLNDIEVMYNVYNQESQTEYMNQMYAQLYSQMGQAGYDYWAEDGVVDQVRSSIINNMEQTEVLYLESQKKKANIKLTSAEKKTITTTANDLMSKLSSKRLRKTKFTKTKLVDYLTKQKIADKYKEQLISSYGITEDTAKANVDESKYDERKVQLIQVATKTTDSTGASKAVSASKLATYKEQMNQYLAKAQAGTDMSKILGKDEKTYTYSETTFLVGQDKIDSKVEKAALKLKNKEIAGSVIEGTDALYIVKMVDTACKDSYNSAVSSEVKTEQNAKLQAAVKKMKTSYKVKEHTKAINALKIGEISLKKGESLTEYASDSDSKSSSSSKATSTPKASSK